A single region of the Bicyclus anynana chromosome 14, ilBicAnyn1.1, whole genome shotgun sequence genome encodes:
- the LOC112053895 gene encoding double-stranded RNA-specific editase B2 isoform X5 has translation MKTEASDAGDADGRPQWMKPRLMGVRKISNKERRRRQNENLRRLLTPKSALMVLNEIMPKEQVSNERRRRQNENLRRLLTPKSALMVLNEIMPKEQVSNERRRRQNENLRRLLTPKSALMALNEIMPKEQVSNERRRRQNENLRRLLTPKNALTVLNEIMPKEQLSYQFVIAPVGGNSQYYNTTGQSFCADLTLEGNNYKGYGDTKLTARNAAAEQAVRDLILRKMAKVLLPEVSETTPAAPAEGSSEAEGEGPAEETLPMIQLASFALHKLFSEWEYDGHRVPQLRASNSVSGQTAEESAPETEAPPPRAKAPPKKRTLPDNAASMHPSMLLSYMRPQLEYRELSVEGDRPQNMMFTMGIDVDGTTFMGKATNKKEARKMAARAACTALFDVTFNE, from the exons ATGAAAACGGAAGCAAGCGACGCAGGCGACGCTGACGGCCGGCCGCAGTGGATGAAGCCCAGGCTAATGGGAG TGAGGAAGATCTCCAACAAGGAGCGTCGGCGGCGGCAGAACGAGAACCTGCGCCGCCTGCTCACGCCCAAGAGTGCGCTCATGGTGCTCAACGAGATCATGCCCAAGGAGCAGGTGTCCAAT GAGCGTCGGCGGCGGCAGAACGAGAACCTGCGCCGCCTGCTCACGCCCAAGAGTGCGCTCATGGTGCTCAACGAGATCATGCCCAAGGAGCAGGTGTCCAAT GAGCGTCGGCGGCGGCAGAACGAGAACCTGCGCCGCCTGCTCACGCCCAAGAGTGCGCTCATGGCGCTCAACGAGATCATGCCTAAGGAGCAGGTGTCCAAT GAGCGTCGGCGGCGGCAGAACGAGAACCTGCGGCGCCTGCTCACGCCCAAGAATGCGCTCACGGTGCTCAACGAGATCATGCCCAAGGAGCAGTTATCCTAT CAATTCGTCATCGCGCCGGTGGGCGGCAACAGCCAGTACTACAACACCACGGGGCAGTCGTTCTGCGCCGACCTCACGCTGGAGGGCAACAACTACAAGGGATACG GCGACACCAAGCTGACGGCGCGCAACGCGGCGGCCGAGCAGGCGGTGCGCGACCTCATCCTGCGCAAGATGGCCAAGGTGCTGCTGCCCGAGGTGTCGGAGACCACTCCTGCAGCACCCGCAGAGGGGAGCAGTG AGGCGGAGGGCGAGGGCCCGGCGGAGGAGACGCTGCCCATGATCCAGCTGGCGTCGTTCGCGCTGCACAAGCTGTTCTCGGAGTGGGAGTACGACGGCCACCGCGTGCCGCAGCTGCGCGCCTCCAACTCTGTCAGCGGACAGACCGCGGAG GAGAGCGCGCCGGAGACGgaggcgccgccgccgcgcgccaaGGCGCCGCCCAAGAAGCGCACGCTGCCCGACAACGCGGCCAGCATGCACCCGTCCATGCTGCTGTCGTACATGCGGCCGCAGCTGGAGTACCGCGAGCTCAGCGTGGAGGGCGACCGCCCGCAGAACATGATGTTCACCATGGGCATCGACGTCGACGGCACCACCTTCATGGGCAAAG CCACCAACAAGAAGGAGGCGCGCAAGAtggccgcgcgcgccgcctgcACCGCGCTCTTCGACGTCACCTTCAACGAGTAG
- the LOC112053895 gene encoding double-stranded RNA-specific editase 1 isoform X4 codes for MSYNKYNTRNSGRFNTPGSFVAAGEGSFGASPAQERTLQPVQYNKPQPPTNTNPIQNYPKFQNSAPPPLPQQAPQPPPPIAPPAPAQDVDMKTEASDAGDADGRPQWMKPRLMGVRKISNKERRRRQNENLRRLLTPKSALMVLNEIMPKEQVSNERRRRQNENLRRLLTPKSALMVLNEIMPKEQVSNQFVIAPVGGNSQYYNTTGQSFCADLTLEGNNYKGYGDTKLTARNAAAEQAVRDLILRKMAKVLLPEVSETTPAAPAEGSSEAEGEGPAEETLPMIQLASFALHKLFSEWEYDGHRVPQLRASNSVSGQTAEESAPETEAPPPRAKAPPKKRTLPDNAASMHPSMLLSYMRPQLEYRELSVEGDRPQNMMFTMGIDVDGTTFMGKATNKKEARKMAARAACTALFDVTFNE; via the exons ATGTCTTATAATAAAT ATAATACCCGCAATTCTGGTCGTTTCAACACACCGGGGAGTTTCGTGGCAGCTGGGGAG GGCAGCTTCGGCGCGTCGCCGGCGCAGGAGCGCACGCTGCAACCAGTGCAGTACAACAAGCCCCAGCCT CCAACAAACACCAACCCGATCCAGAATTACcctaaatttcaaaattccgCGCCGCCGCCTCTGCCGCAACAAGCCCCGCAGCCACCACCACCGATCGCACCACCG GCTCCTGCCCAGGATGTGGATATGAAAACGGAAGCAAGCGACGCAGGCGACGCTGACGGCCGGCCGCAGTGGATGAAGCCCAGGCTAATGGGAG TGAGGAAGATCTCCAACAAGGAGCGTCGGCGGCGGCAGAACGAGAACCTGCGCCGCCTGCTCACGCCCAAGAGTGCGCTCATGGTGCTCAACGAGATCATGCCCAAGGAGCAGGTGTCCAAT GAGCGTCGGCGGCGGCAGAACGAGAACCTGCGCCGCCTGCTCACGCCCAAGAGTGCGCTCATGGTGCTCAACGAGATCATGCCCAAGGAGCAGGTGTCCAAT CAATTCGTCATCGCGCCGGTGGGCGGCAACAGCCAGTACTACAACACCACGGGGCAGTCGTTCTGCGCCGACCTCACGCTGGAGGGCAACAACTACAAGGGATACG GCGACACCAAGCTGACGGCGCGCAACGCGGCGGCCGAGCAGGCGGTGCGCGACCTCATCCTGCGCAAGATGGCCAAGGTGCTGCTGCCCGAGGTGTCGGAGACCACTCCTGCAGCACCCGCAGAGGGGAGCAGTG AGGCGGAGGGCGAGGGCCCGGCGGAGGAGACGCTGCCCATGATCCAGCTGGCGTCGTTCGCGCTGCACAAGCTGTTCTCGGAGTGGGAGTACGACGGCCACCGCGTGCCGCAGCTGCGCGCCTCCAACTCTGTCAGCGGACAGACCGCGGAG GAGAGCGCGCCGGAGACGgaggcgccgccgccgcgcgccaaGGCGCCGCCCAAGAAGCGCACGCTGCCCGACAACGCGGCCAGCATGCACCCGTCCATGCTGCTGTCGTACATGCGGCCGCAGCTGGAGTACCGCGAGCTCAGCGTGGAGGGCGACCGCCCGCAGAACATGATGTTCACCATGGGCATCGACGTCGACGGCACCACCTTCATGGGCAAAG CCACCAACAAGAAGGAGGCGCGCAAGAtggccgcgcgcgccgcctgcACCGCGCTCTTCGACGTCACCTTCAACGAGTAG
- the LOC112053895 gene encoding double-stranded RNA-specific editase 1 isoform X2: MVTRLQFRAHTGFSRLSLTGSFGASPAQERTLQPVQYNKPQPPTNTNPIQNYPKFQNSAPPPLPQQAPQPPPPIAPPAPAQDVDMKTEASDAGDADGRPQWMKPRLMGVRKISNKERRRRQNENLRRLLTPKSALMVLNEIMPKEQVSNERRRRQNENLRRLLTPKSALMVLNEIMPKEQVSNERRRRQNENLRRLLTPKSALMALNEIMPKEQVSNERRRRQNENLRRLLTPKNALTVLNEIMPKEQLSYQFVIAPVGGNSQYYNTTGQSFCADLTLEGNNYKGYGDTKLTARNAAAEQAVRDLILRKMAKVLLPEVSETTPAAPAEGSSEAEGEGPAEETLPMIQLASFALHKLFSEWEYDGHRVPQLRASNSVSGQTAEESAPETEAPPPRAKAPPKKRTLPDNAASMHPSMLLSYMRPQLEYRELSVEGDRPQNMMFTMGIDVDGTTFMGKATNKKEARKMAARAACTALFDVTFNE; this comes from the exons ATGGTCACGAGGCTGCAGTTTCGTGCACATACCGGCTTCTCTAGACTTAGCCTAACA GGCAGCTTCGGCGCGTCGCCGGCGCAGGAGCGCACGCTGCAACCAGTGCAGTACAACAAGCCCCAGCCT CCAACAAACACCAACCCGATCCAGAATTACcctaaatttcaaaattccgCGCCGCCGCCTCTGCCGCAACAAGCCCCGCAGCCACCACCACCGATCGCACCACCG GCTCCTGCCCAGGATGTGGATATGAAAACGGAAGCAAGCGACGCAGGCGACGCTGACGGCCGGCCGCAGTGGATGAAGCCCAGGCTAATGGGAG TGAGGAAGATCTCCAACAAGGAGCGTCGGCGGCGGCAGAACGAGAACCTGCGCCGCCTGCTCACGCCCAAGAGTGCGCTCATGGTGCTCAACGAGATCATGCCCAAGGAGCAGGTGTCCAAT GAGCGTCGGCGGCGGCAGAACGAGAACCTGCGCCGCCTGCTCACGCCCAAGAGTGCGCTCATGGTGCTCAACGAGATCATGCCCAAGGAGCAGGTGTCCAAT GAGCGTCGGCGGCGGCAGAACGAGAACCTGCGCCGCCTGCTCACGCCCAAGAGTGCGCTCATGGCGCTCAACGAGATCATGCCTAAGGAGCAGGTGTCCAAT GAGCGTCGGCGGCGGCAGAACGAGAACCTGCGGCGCCTGCTCACGCCCAAGAATGCGCTCACGGTGCTCAACGAGATCATGCCCAAGGAGCAGTTATCCTAT CAATTCGTCATCGCGCCGGTGGGCGGCAACAGCCAGTACTACAACACCACGGGGCAGTCGTTCTGCGCCGACCTCACGCTGGAGGGCAACAACTACAAGGGATACG GCGACACCAAGCTGACGGCGCGCAACGCGGCGGCCGAGCAGGCGGTGCGCGACCTCATCCTGCGCAAGATGGCCAAGGTGCTGCTGCCCGAGGTGTCGGAGACCACTCCTGCAGCACCCGCAGAGGGGAGCAGTG AGGCGGAGGGCGAGGGCCCGGCGGAGGAGACGCTGCCCATGATCCAGCTGGCGTCGTTCGCGCTGCACAAGCTGTTCTCGGAGTGGGAGTACGACGGCCACCGCGTGCCGCAGCTGCGCGCCTCCAACTCTGTCAGCGGACAGACCGCGGAG GAGAGCGCGCCGGAGACGgaggcgccgccgccgcgcgccaaGGCGCCGCCCAAGAAGCGCACGCTGCCCGACAACGCGGCCAGCATGCACCCGTCCATGCTGCTGTCGTACATGCGGCCGCAGCTGGAGTACCGCGAGCTCAGCGTGGAGGGCGACCGCCCGCAGAACATGATGTTCACCATGGGCATCGACGTCGACGGCACCACCTTCATGGGCAAAG CCACCAACAAGAAGGAGGCGCGCAAGAtggccgcgcgcgccgcctgcACCGCGCTCTTCGACGTCACCTTCAACGAGTAG
- the LOC112053895 gene encoding double-stranded RNA-specific editase 1 isoform X3, translating to MSYNKYNTRNSGRFNTPGSFVAAGEPTNTNPIQNYPKFQNSAPPPLPQQAPQPPPPIAPPAPAQDVDMKTEASDAGDADGRPQWMKPRLMGVRKISNKERRRRQNENLRRLLTPKSALMVLNEIMPKEQVSNERRRRQNENLRRLLTPKSALMVLNEIMPKEQVSNERRRRQNENLRRLLTPKSALMALNEIMPKEQVSNERRRRQNENLRRLLTPKNALTVLNEIMPKEQLSYQFVIAPVGGNSQYYNTTGQSFCADLTLEGNNYKGYGDTKLTARNAAAEQAVRDLILRKMAKVLLPEVSETTPAAPAEGSSEAEGEGPAEETLPMIQLASFALHKLFSEWEYDGHRVPQLRASNSVSGQTAEESAPETEAPPPRAKAPPKKRTLPDNAASMHPSMLLSYMRPQLEYRELSVEGDRPQNMMFTMGIDVDGTTFMGKATNKKEARKMAARAACTALFDVTFNE from the exons ATGTCTTATAATAAAT ATAATACCCGCAATTCTGGTCGTTTCAACACACCGGGGAGTTTCGTGGCAGCTGGGGAG CCAACAAACACCAACCCGATCCAGAATTACcctaaatttcaaaattccgCGCCGCCGCCTCTGCCGCAACAAGCCCCGCAGCCACCACCACCGATCGCACCACCG GCTCCTGCCCAGGATGTGGATATGAAAACGGAAGCAAGCGACGCAGGCGACGCTGACGGCCGGCCGCAGTGGATGAAGCCCAGGCTAATGGGAG TGAGGAAGATCTCCAACAAGGAGCGTCGGCGGCGGCAGAACGAGAACCTGCGCCGCCTGCTCACGCCCAAGAGTGCGCTCATGGTGCTCAACGAGATCATGCCCAAGGAGCAGGTGTCCAAT GAGCGTCGGCGGCGGCAGAACGAGAACCTGCGCCGCCTGCTCACGCCCAAGAGTGCGCTCATGGTGCTCAACGAGATCATGCCCAAGGAGCAGGTGTCCAAT GAGCGTCGGCGGCGGCAGAACGAGAACCTGCGCCGCCTGCTCACGCCCAAGAGTGCGCTCATGGCGCTCAACGAGATCATGCCTAAGGAGCAGGTGTCCAAT GAGCGTCGGCGGCGGCAGAACGAGAACCTGCGGCGCCTGCTCACGCCCAAGAATGCGCTCACGGTGCTCAACGAGATCATGCCCAAGGAGCAGTTATCCTAT CAATTCGTCATCGCGCCGGTGGGCGGCAACAGCCAGTACTACAACACCACGGGGCAGTCGTTCTGCGCCGACCTCACGCTGGAGGGCAACAACTACAAGGGATACG GCGACACCAAGCTGACGGCGCGCAACGCGGCGGCCGAGCAGGCGGTGCGCGACCTCATCCTGCGCAAGATGGCCAAGGTGCTGCTGCCCGAGGTGTCGGAGACCACTCCTGCAGCACCCGCAGAGGGGAGCAGTG AGGCGGAGGGCGAGGGCCCGGCGGAGGAGACGCTGCCCATGATCCAGCTGGCGTCGTTCGCGCTGCACAAGCTGTTCTCGGAGTGGGAGTACGACGGCCACCGCGTGCCGCAGCTGCGCGCCTCCAACTCTGTCAGCGGACAGACCGCGGAG GAGAGCGCGCCGGAGACGgaggcgccgccgccgcgcgccaaGGCGCCGCCCAAGAAGCGCACGCTGCCCGACAACGCGGCCAGCATGCACCCGTCCATGCTGCTGTCGTACATGCGGCCGCAGCTGGAGTACCGCGAGCTCAGCGTGGAGGGCGACCGCCCGCAGAACATGATGTTCACCATGGGCATCGACGTCGACGGCACCACCTTCATGGGCAAAG CCACCAACAAGAAGGAGGCGCGCAAGAtggccgcgcgcgccgcctgcACCGCGCTCTTCGACGTCACCTTCAACGAGTAG
- the LOC112053895 gene encoding double-stranded RNA-specific editase 1 isoform X1, producing the protein MSYNKYNTRNSGRFNTPGSFVAAGEGSFGASPAQERTLQPVQYNKPQPPTNTNPIQNYPKFQNSAPPPLPQQAPQPPPPIAPPAPAQDVDMKTEASDAGDADGRPQWMKPRLMGVRKISNKERRRRQNENLRRLLTPKSALMVLNEIMPKEQVSNERRRRQNENLRRLLTPKSALMVLNEIMPKEQVSNERRRRQNENLRRLLTPKSALMALNEIMPKEQVSNERRRRQNENLRRLLTPKNALTVLNEIMPKEQLSYQFVIAPVGGNSQYYNTTGQSFCADLTLEGNNYKGYGDTKLTARNAAAEQAVRDLILRKMAKVLLPEVSETTPAAPAEGSSEAEGEGPAEETLPMIQLASFALHKLFSEWEYDGHRVPQLRASNSVSGQTAEESAPETEAPPPRAKAPPKKRTLPDNAASMHPSMLLSYMRPQLEYRELSVEGDRPQNMMFTMGIDVDGTTFMGKATNKKEARKMAARAACTALFDVTFNE; encoded by the exons ATGTCTTATAATAAAT ATAATACCCGCAATTCTGGTCGTTTCAACACACCGGGGAGTTTCGTGGCAGCTGGGGAG GGCAGCTTCGGCGCGTCGCCGGCGCAGGAGCGCACGCTGCAACCAGTGCAGTACAACAAGCCCCAGCCT CCAACAAACACCAACCCGATCCAGAATTACcctaaatttcaaaattccgCGCCGCCGCCTCTGCCGCAACAAGCCCCGCAGCCACCACCACCGATCGCACCACCG GCTCCTGCCCAGGATGTGGATATGAAAACGGAAGCAAGCGACGCAGGCGACGCTGACGGCCGGCCGCAGTGGATGAAGCCCAGGCTAATGGGAG TGAGGAAGATCTCCAACAAGGAGCGTCGGCGGCGGCAGAACGAGAACCTGCGCCGCCTGCTCACGCCCAAGAGTGCGCTCATGGTGCTCAACGAGATCATGCCCAAGGAGCAGGTGTCCAAT GAGCGTCGGCGGCGGCAGAACGAGAACCTGCGCCGCCTGCTCACGCCCAAGAGTGCGCTCATGGTGCTCAACGAGATCATGCCCAAGGAGCAGGTGTCCAAT GAGCGTCGGCGGCGGCAGAACGAGAACCTGCGCCGCCTGCTCACGCCCAAGAGTGCGCTCATGGCGCTCAACGAGATCATGCCTAAGGAGCAGGTGTCCAAT GAGCGTCGGCGGCGGCAGAACGAGAACCTGCGGCGCCTGCTCACGCCCAAGAATGCGCTCACGGTGCTCAACGAGATCATGCCCAAGGAGCAGTTATCCTAT CAATTCGTCATCGCGCCGGTGGGCGGCAACAGCCAGTACTACAACACCACGGGGCAGTCGTTCTGCGCCGACCTCACGCTGGAGGGCAACAACTACAAGGGATACG GCGACACCAAGCTGACGGCGCGCAACGCGGCGGCCGAGCAGGCGGTGCGCGACCTCATCCTGCGCAAGATGGCCAAGGTGCTGCTGCCCGAGGTGTCGGAGACCACTCCTGCAGCACCCGCAGAGGGGAGCAGTG AGGCGGAGGGCGAGGGCCCGGCGGAGGAGACGCTGCCCATGATCCAGCTGGCGTCGTTCGCGCTGCACAAGCTGTTCTCGGAGTGGGAGTACGACGGCCACCGCGTGCCGCAGCTGCGCGCCTCCAACTCTGTCAGCGGACAGACCGCGGAG GAGAGCGCGCCGGAGACGgaggcgccgccgccgcgcgccaaGGCGCCGCCCAAGAAGCGCACGCTGCCCGACAACGCGGCCAGCATGCACCCGTCCATGCTGCTGTCGTACATGCGGCCGCAGCTGGAGTACCGCGAGCTCAGCGTGGAGGGCGACCGCCCGCAGAACATGATGTTCACCATGGGCATCGACGTCGACGGCACCACCTTCATGGGCAAAG CCACCAACAAGAAGGAGGCGCGCAAGAtggccgcgcgcgccgcctgcACCGCGCTCTTCGACGTCACCTTCAACGAGTAG